In Sulfitobacter sp. M39, the following proteins share a genomic window:
- a CDS encoding FkbM family methyltransferase — MPDTQGKNAGHMADLRAQFRDGDTSERTRIKAQLGPTEVEFADIRMVVDPRDNYTETCLWLNEYPPEIKSLAALVELVENRNMLVFDIGANCGAYSIPLAMAAGDGSRVVAFEPNPLMIGRLGMNIALNNLTDRVRIEGCALSDREGEAMLNFRGHNYGQASLLPIEGKQQNGGVLVPTRPLSAFTHAARHHDGTILKIDVEGAEEVVLNPILAQGKSGGWLPDAILIEVRHADQWDGDLCAEILAAGYRQTLRAEGNALYIRKT, encoded by the coding sequence ATGCCGGATACGCAGGGCAAGAATGCAGGCCATATGGCCGATCTGCGCGCGCAATTCCGTGACGGCGACACCAGCGAACGCACCCGCATCAAAGCGCAGCTTGGCCCCACAGAGGTGGAGTTTGCCGACATCCGCATGGTGGTGGATCCGCGCGATAATTATACCGAAACCTGCCTTTGGCTGAACGAATACCCGCCCGAGATCAAATCGCTGGCGGCCTTGGTTGAACTGGTGGAAAACCGCAATATGCTGGTCTTTGACATCGGTGCCAACTGCGGGGCCTATTCGATCCCGCTGGCGATGGCCGCGGGCGACGGGTCGCGCGTTGTGGCATTCGAACCCAACCCGCTGATGATCGGCCGGCTTGGCATGAACATCGCGCTGAACAATCTGACCGACCGCGTGCGTATCGAAGGCTGCGCGCTGTCCGACCGTGAGGGCGAGGCGATGCTGAACTTCCGCGGGCACAATTACGGTCAGGCATCGCTGCTCCCGATCGAGGGCAAGCAACAAAACGGCGGCGTGCTGGTGCCCACACGGCCCCTGTCCGCCTTTACACACGCCGCACGGCACCATGACGGCACGATCCTCAAGATCGATGTCGAAGGGGCCGAGGAGGTCGTGCTGAACCCCATCCTCGCACAGGGCAAATCCGGCGGCTGGCTGCCGGATGCGATCTTGATAGAGGTCCGCCATGCGGATCAGTGGGACGGCGATCTTTGTGCAGAGATACTGGCCGCTGGGTACCGTCAAACCCTGCGCGCCGAGGGAAATGCGCTTTACATCCGAAAGACGTAA
- a CDS encoding succinate dehydrogenase iron-sulfur subunit: protein MVQLTLPKNSRMTTGKTWPKPEGAKNLRQFQVYRWNPDDGKNPAIDTYFVDMDTCGPMILDALIKIKNEIDPTLTFRRSCREGICGSCAMNIDGINTLACTYGVDEVKGAVKIYPLPHMPVVKDLIPDLTHFYAQHASIQPWLETKTAEPAKEWKQSIDDRAKLDGLYECIMCACCSTSCPSYWWNGDRYLGPAALLHAYRWIIDSRDEATGERLDDLEDPFKLYRCHTIMNCAKTCPKGLNPAAAIANIKKMMVERTV from the coding sequence ATGGTTCAACTCACGCTCCCCAAGAACTCCCGGATGACGACCGGTAAAACATGGCCCAAACCCGAAGGTGCCAAGAACCTGCGGCAGTTTCAGGTCTATCGCTGGAATCCGGATGACGGCAAGAACCCCGCCATCGACACGTATTTCGTCGATATGGACACCTGCGGCCCGATGATTCTGGACGCGCTGATCAAGATCAAGAACGAGATCGACCCGACCCTGACCTTCCGCCGGTCCTGCCGCGAAGGCATCTGCGGGTCCTGCGCGATGAACATCGACGGGATCAACACGCTGGCCTGTACCTATGGCGTGGACGAGGTGAAAGGCGCGGTGAAGATCTATCCGCTGCCACACATGCCCGTGGTCAAGGATCTGATCCCCGACCTCACGCATTTCTACGCGCAGCACGCCTCCATCCAGCCGTGGCTTGAAACCAAGACGGCAGAGCCCGCGAAAGAATGGAAACAGTCGATCGACGACCGTGCCAAGCTGGACGGGCTTTATGAGTGCATCATGTGCGCCTGCTGCTCGACATCCTGCCCCAGCTACTGGTGGAACGGCGACCGCTACCTCGGGCCAGCCGCGTTGCTGCATGCCTACCGCTGGATCATCGACAGCCGCGATGAAGCCACAGGCGAACGTCTGGATGATCTGGAAGACCCGTTCAAACTGTACCGCTGCCACACCATCATGAACTGCGCCAAGACCTGCCCCAAGGGCCTGAACCCTGCCGCAGCCATTGCCAATATCAAAAAGATGATGGTCGAACGCACCGTTTGA
- a CDS encoding urea carboxylase-associated family protein, whose translation MTPPHDADARRAVAPVICYPVETLPVPDMALYGRAREKLTKVDEVTVAPRDASCFTVPAGYFFRITSIEGPQVGDLNLWAQNDLSERFYSGKTRALHGTHITTGQRMWSSFPTLRPMATLTHDTLDWYGMDAFGGSVHDVIGTRCDPYTNQLLSGGQYHHCCHSNLIRALADHQGISYAEAEPFVHDVLNVFMCTGFTRDTGQYFMKASPVRPGDYLEFFAEIDLLGALSACPGGDCSAKHSSDVAACYPLLIEVFAPAKGALDGWQSPPPNGYDRSHGG comes from the coding sequence ATGACACCGCCCCATGATGCCGACGCCCGCCGCGCTGTTGCGCCCGTGATCTGCTATCCCGTCGAAACACTGCCCGTGCCTGACATGGCGCTTTACGGGCGCGCGCGCGAGAAGCTGACCAAGGTGGACGAGGTCACCGTCGCCCCTCGTGACGCAAGCTGCTTTACCGTGCCTGCGGGATATTTCTTTCGGATCACTTCAATCGAGGGGCCACAGGTCGGTGATCTGAACCTCTGGGCGCAAAACGATCTGTCCGAACGGTTCTACTCCGGCAAAACCCGCGCGCTGCATGGCACGCATATCACCACCGGCCAGCGCATGTGGAGCAGTTTTCCCACGCTGCGCCCTATGGCGACGCTGACCCATGATACGCTGGACTGGTACGGCATGGATGCCTTCGGCGGCTCGGTGCATGATGTGATCGGCACGCGCTGCGATCCCTATACCAACCAGCTGTTGTCAGGCGGGCAATACCACCATTGCTGCCACTCCAACCTGATCCGGGCCTTGGCGGATCATCAGGGCATTTCCTATGCCGAGGCAGAGCCTTTCGTGCATGATGTGCTGAACGTCTTTATGTGCACCGGCTTTACCCGCGACACCGGCCAGTACTTCATGAAGGCCAGCCCCGTGCGCCCCGGCGACTACCTTGAGTTTTTCGCCGAGATCGACCTGCTCGGCGCGCTCAGCGCCTGTCCGGGGGGCGATTGTTCGGCCAAACACTCCTCGGACGTCGCCGCCTGCTATCCGCTATTGATAGAGGTGTTCGCCCCCGCCAAAGGCGCGCTTGATGGGTGGCAAAGCCCGCCCCCCAACGGCTACGA